The Rhopalosiphum maidis isolate BTI-1 chromosome 1, ASM367621v3, whole genome shotgun sequence genome has a segment encoding these proteins:
- the LOC113559343 gene encoding condensin complex subunit 1, whose translation MANKDFFIYTDRNKLRTPSNVEYRVDKLLKPKELKSSIKACYEELNSEGAQSIFKNFDKLFSVIEFIDQIDYQDLHYVYEKILVKSLNIIASFFSSYGEIEDMSLDLKHQFTNIIKMNVYLFVEFVHSFNTKFETDYKLLLLETKGRNKKQDMVQKHTSDYDWNWEDKLSIGLKAINNIISNNITQLYDPPYIDHTFVSYIATCCYIQLENPSIAFVRTKSLRDSIMQILEILIIDYDHAQQFKIKVVQLLKSYEHLSLPLAKIVLQVIESGNNRSSIIELIVKEIAETGEAEGIKETNNQEITGGKSCCAFLVEIARHCPQLLLPNIDHLLPCLESDPYTMRICVLSVLKELIIHVLNNDELNELERKTRDDYIIIMQDHLLDVNAFVRSKVLQLFMAIINEDCLPKQMYGIILNCAEEKLHDKSSYVTKSAIQLIKTLIKLNPYSCDFTENKLHDKLKEENSALKCMKRMHKVKIDSEINKEDVWPSIETPLKLFLEETFEDTNFDIFGVVEILKDMEVSEVLMKIKSCITSHKFKSALKYVVRGGETFKDEPLFKMEDESNLSKKYFLVLKNIWYCENTIIAMESNNIENLQQMSAEELHFLIFSTESKITYLQDCAEYLHTIKKALNTISLLMFGNTSSESLEAIDFFTTAYKFGVPHTQAGVDAMLTLIFSSDSNIKEAMMNSYKTIYLNIDEDKNSSITRPETIMTRLISLIKTLNVTNRRAFKALLNEWMKNKTLDDECIMVLWAWFTKSKDISDEDQVVAALILSLIASSQPSIAMGNLESLLQYGLCDNYQLFIYSCQILESITQEDFKRFSENHELLKKVFNVVHKCFNQSDVQLFNDVASNAVNIIYKLTIQPDATCMTLIEKLYSSMIINNKNDSSQQKDDHVRFNTVMFAKFIFIIGHIALQQYDHLENYVAKELIRDVRAKYQAKKLKMDKAKEDENVHDSEAAEIEAINDRIRQICDKQLLKGSGIFSHFSKHIIKACSSNHSDLKANAIISLVKFMLVSTSFCHKQLPMFLNLIENSDNLETVIDLVSGFGWLVFRHPNLLEPCTDKLYARLHDKCNQVRYSTLMTIIDLIRQEMIKVRGQIAGIAKLIVDEDENINYTARQFFGTIAEKGNTLYNVLSDIISTLSNPENLVPECDFQSIMKFLLPLINKERQIESLVDKLCIRLKESIDKTQEYYISYCLMLIKYTDKSLTKLSDNISYYTDKLKNPKVYNNFNILISTNSKMAKPATKEILSELTNKIEKIVKDEDFAVPLSQKTPGKRLNTVKKKIPINIANESSEDEIEPLQLVTKRSARCRSKVKRRLMENDSEEEENDEEIARTSGVSNVQKIVNIKTNEHSETDDDKININKRATRQNKYESLCKKTPRHKS comes from the exons ATGgctaataaagatttttttatttataccgaTCGAAATAAATTGCGAACACCCTCTAACGTTGAATATAGGGTTGACAAGCTACTAAAACCCAAAGAATTGAAATCATCAATAAAAG caTGCTACGAAGAATTGAATTCAGAAGGGGCACAAtctatatttaagaattttgacAAACTTTTTTCAGTGATTGAGTTTATTGATCAGATTGATTACCAAGacttacattatgtatatgaaaaaattctTGTTAAga gtttaaatattattgcatcATTTTTCTCAAGTTATGGAGAAATTGAAGACATGTCGCTAGATTTAAAACATCAGTTtacaaatatcataaaaatgaatgtcTATCTCTTTGTTGAGTTTGTTCATAGCTTTAACACAAAATTTGAAActgattataaacttttacttCTTGaaacaaaa ggtagaaataaaaaacaggACATGGTTCAAAAACATACTTCTGATTATGATTGGAATTGGGAAGATAAATTGAGTATTGGGTTGAAagcaattaacaatattatatcaaataacattACTCAATTGTATGATCCTCCTTATATTGATCATACTTTTGTATC gtatattgCTACTTGTTGTTACATTCAGTTGGAAAATCCTAGCATTGCTTTTGTTCGAACTAAATCACTTCGTGACAGTATCATgcaaattttagaaatacttattattgacTATGACCATgcacaacaatttaaaatcaaagtaGTTCAA ctGTTGAAATCATATGAACATTTATCATTGCCTCTGGCTAAAATTGTTCTACAAGTAATTGAGTCTGGAAATAACCGATCTTCAATAATTGAACTAATTGTTAAAGAAATTGCAGAAACAGGAGAAGCAGAAGGTATAAAAGAAACCAATAATCAGGAAATAACTGGTGGTAAATCTTGTTGTGCTTTTCTTGTGGAAATTGCTAGACATTGCCCTCAATTGTTATTGCCAAATATTGACCATTTATTGCCTTGCTTAGAATCTGAT ccgTATACTATGAGAATTTGTGTTTTAAGTGTACTGaaagaattaattattcatgttttaaataatgatgaatTGAATGAGCTTGAAAGAAAAACAAGAgacgattatataataattatgcaagATCACTTATTAGATGTAAATGCATTTGTCAGATCTAAa gtaTTACAGTTGTTTATGGCCATAATAAATGAAGACTGTTTACCAAAACAGATGTAtgggataatattaaattgtgctGAGGAAAAATTGCATGACAAAAGTTCATATGTTACAAAAAGTGCTATTCAACTAATCAAaacattaatcaaattaaacccATATAGTTGTGAT tttacagAAAACAAACtacatgataaattaaaagaagaaaactctgctttaaaatgtatgaaaagaatgcataaagttaaaatagatagtgaaattaataaagaagATGTGTGGCCATCAATTGAGAcacctttaaaattatttttagaggaAACTTTTGAAG atacaaattttgacatttttggtgtagttgaaatattaaagGATATGGAGGTATCTgaagttttaatgaaaataaaaagttgtatTACTTCCCACAAATTTAAATCagctttaaaatatgtagtacGTGGAGGAGAAACATTCAAGGATGAACCACTGTTTAA AATGGAAGATGAAAgtaatttgtcaaaaaaatattttttggtgttaaaaaatatttggtattgcgaaaatacaataatagcaATGGAATCAAacaatatagaaaatttacAACAAATGAGTGCAGAAGAAttacattttcttattttctcaACAGAATCCAAAATTACATACCTTCAG gatTGTGCTGAGTATTTACACACTATTAAAAAAGCATTGAATACTATAAGTCTATTGATGTTTGGTAATACTTCATCAGAGTCATTAGAAGCTATTGACTTTTTTACAACAGCTTATAAATTTGGTGTACCTCATACTCAGGCTGGAGTTGATGCTATgctaacattaatattttcatctgattctaatattaaagaagCTATGATGAattcttataaaacaatatatttgaatattgatgAAGACAAGAACTCTTCTATTACTCGACCTGaaact ATTATGACTAGACTTATAAGtctaataaaaactttaaatgtcaCAAATAGAAGAGCATTTAAAGCTTTACTAAATGAAtggatgaaaaataaaacactagaTGATGAATGCATTATGGTATTATGGGCATGGTTCACTAAATCTAAAGATATTTCTGATGAAGATCAAGTAGTCGCTGCTCTTATATTGTCCTTAATTGCCAg TTCACAGCCGTCTATTGCAATGGGGAACTTAGAAAGTCTTCTCCAGTATGGATTATGTgacaattatcaattatttatttattcttgtcAAATATTGGAATCAATTACTCAAGAAGATTTTAAaag attttctgaaaatcacgaattacttaaaaaagtatttaatgtagtacataaatgttttaatcaaaGTGACGTTCAATTATTCAATGACGTTGCTTCAAATgctgtaaacataatttataaa TTGACAATTCAACCAGATGCTACTTGTATGACATTgattgaaaaattgtattcttctatgataataaacaacaaaaatg attcttcTCAGCAAAAAGATGACCACGTTCGATTTAATACTGTTATGTttgcaaaatttatttttataattggtcACATTGCattaca gcaGTATGATCACTTAGAAAATTATGTTGCAAAGGAATTAATTCGAGATGTGAGAGCTAAATACCaagctaaaaaattaaaaatggacaAAGCTAAAGAAGacgaa aatGTACATGATTCTGAAGCAGCTGAAATAGAGGCTATAAATGATCGAATTCGACAAATATGTGATAAACAACTTTTAAAAGGAAGTGGAATTTTTTCTCACTTTTC aaaacatataataaaagcaTGTAGTTCAAATCATTCAGATTTGAAGGCAAATGCTATTATTTCTTTGGTTAAGTTTATGTTGGTTTCTACTTCGTTTTGCCACAAACAGTTACcg atgttTCTAAATCTAATTGAAAACTCAGACAACTTGGAAACAGTTATTGATCTCGTATCTGGGTTTGGTTGGTTGGTTTTCAGGCACCCAAATTTGTTGGAACCTTGTACTGATAAACTTTATGCAAG GTTACACGATAAATGTAATCAAGTTCGCTATAGTACTTTAATGACTATTATAGACCTTATACGTCAAGAAATGATTAAAGTTAGAGGACAAATTGCTGGTATTGCCAAATTGATTGTTGATgaagatgaaaatattaatt ATACTGCAAGACAATTTTTTGGAACTATTGCAGAAAAAGGAAATACTCTTTACAATGTTTTATCCGATATTATTTCGACCTTATCCAATCCTGAGAATTTGGTACCAGAATGTGATTTTCAGTCAATAatgaa atttttacttCCACTTATTAACAAAGAACGCCAAATTGAATCTTTAGTtgacaaattatgtataagaCTAAAAGAATCAATTGATAAAActcaagaatattatatatcttattgCTTGATGCTCATTAAGTATACAGACAAAAGCCTAACTAAGCTGTCagataatatatcttattatactGACAAACTTAAAAACCCTAAAGTTtacaataactttaatatacttataagcaCAAATTCTAAAATGGCAAAACCAGCcactaaagaaatattaagtgaattaactaataagattgaaaaaattgtaaaagatGAAGACTTTGCTGTTCCACTTTCTCAAAAAACCCCTGgaaaac gtttaaatacagtaaaaaagaaaatacccATTAATATTGCCAATGAATCTTCAGAAGATGAAATTGAACCATTACAGTTGGTAACAAAACGAAGTGCTAGATGTCGTAGCAAGGTTAAAAGGAGACTTATGGAAAATGATAGCGAAGAAGAAGAAAATGATGAGGAAATTGCTCGAACAAGTGGTGTAAGTAATGTTCAAAAGATTGTCAATATTAAAACCAATGAACATAGTGAAACTgatgatgataaaattaatataaataaacgagCTACAAGACAGAATAAATATGAAAGTTTGTGTAAAAAAACTCCACGCCATAAATCCTAA
- the LOC113548302 gene encoding COP9 signalosome complex subunit 5-like: MASTSRDSQETIAKKTWELENNVQTVNTVDDIFKYDKQQQQDILTAKPWEKDPHYFKDIKISALALLKMVMHARSGGILEIMGLLLGKVEGNTMIVMDSFALPVEGTETRVNAQAQAYEYMTAYIESAKVVGRQENAIGWYHSHPGYGCWLSGIDVSTQMLNQNFQEPFVAIVIDPVRTISAGKVCLGAFRTYPKGYKPANEEPSEYQTIPLNKIEDFGVHCKQYYSLEVNYFKSSLDRRLLDSLWNKYWVNTLSSSSLITNADYLTGQINDLSDKLEQADTSLSRTFFEPVDRTKTENKLVKATKDSNKATIEILCGLMSQTIKEALFNSCTPKNNQQ, from the exons ATGGCGTCTACATCGAGAGATTCTCAAGAAACCATTGCTAAAAAGACATGGGAATTGGAAAACAATGTACAAACTGTTAATACAGTCGATGACATATTCAAATATgacaaacaacaacaacaagatATTTTGACTGCCAAGCCTTGGGAGAAAGa tccacattattttaaagatattaaaatatctgcaTTAGCACTATTAAAAATGGTCATGCATGCTCGATCTGGCGgtattttggaaataatgGGTCTATTACTTGGCAAAGTAGAAGGTAATACAATGATCGTCATGGATTCTTTTGCTTTACCTGTTGAAGGAACAGAAACCAGAGTCAATGCTCAAGCTCAAGCCTATGAATACATGACAGCATATATTGAATCTGCTAAAGTA gtTGGACGTCAAGAAAATGCAATTGGATGGTATCATAGCCACCCTGGTTATGGTTGCTGGTTATCTGGTATTGATGTTTCTACTCAaatgttaaatcaaaatttccaAGAACCTTTTGTAGCAATTGTAATTGATCCAGTTAGAACAATTTCTGCTGGTAAAGTTTGTTTGGGAGCATTCCGTACCTATCCTAAG ggTTATAAGCCAGCAAATGAAGAACCATCTGAGTATCAAACTattccattaaataaaattgaagacTTTGGAGTACACTGTAAACAATACTATTCATTAgaagtaaattatttcaaatcttCCCTTGATCGGCGTTTATTAGATTCATTATGGAATAAATATTGGGTGAACACTTTAAGTTCTTCCAGTTTAATAACCAATGCTGATTACTTAACTGGTCAAATAAATGATCTTTCCGATAAACTAGAACAAGCTGACACTTCTCTGAGTCGTACATTTTTCGAGCCTGTTGACCGTACTAAAACAGAAAATAAGTTAGTAAAAGCTACTAAGGATAGTAATAAAGCAACAATCGAAATATTATGTGGATTAATGTCTCAAACAATTAAAGAAGCTCTGTTTAATAGCTGTACACCAAAGAATAATCagcaataa
- the LOC113548968 gene encoding queuine tRNA-ribosyltransferase accessory subunit 2-like codes for MEQAGFSVVTDRHNDIPSTNGPRLGTLKHSNSKILTPAFMFYTKCGSVPYISREVFEKIVPDNQVLFNFPLPTCLSFHQPLKEFKRGLNAFVGLEKYLSCCSITDCVVDNPQGYNKKDSVAIKTKSGNQLINYGKYMDIIEVFKPTMYVTLSISDINLDSSPSAIEKSVNISNRLFKSCLERHHQSEVLKQSCMIAPIQGGYNVQERIRSATFLSEYHDDVLGFLFDGFFTDGSIVEEIPSDLILPIVNKTMECLPYDKMKIIFGAWTPSLIIDFINSGVDMFDSSFPYITTERNSALIFDYSLKYKNESIIMDILNHKTDENVDSSNDYEICLTDTSHFEKFVPIKDSCTCLTCKKHTRSYIHHLLVSNELLGSILLTIHNLHYFNQFFKDIREVLMKK; via the exons ATGGAGCAAGCCGGGTTTTCAGTTGTCACGGACAGACACAATGATATACCATCGACAAATGGACCCAGACTCGGGACGCTGAAACATTCAAACTCTAAAATCCTCACTCCAGCGTTCATGTTTTACACTAAA TGTGGAAGTGTGCCATACATTTCGAGAGAAGTATTCGAAAAAATTGTGCCCGATAATCAGGTGTTGTTTAATTTCCCGTTGCCAACATGTTTGAGTTTCCACCAACCACTGAAAGAGTTTAAACGCGGTCTCAACGCATTTGTTGGTCTTgag aagtaTTTGTCGTGCTGTTCAATAACTGACTGTGTGGTGGATAACCCACaaggttataataaaaaagacagTGTTGCTATTAAAACCAAAAGTGGAAATCAATTAATCAACTATGGAAA ATATATGGATATCATAGAAGTATTCAAACCTACAATGTATGTTACCCTAAGCATTTCGGATATTAATTTGGATAGTTCACCTTCAGCAATTGAAAAGTCAGTCAACATTTCAAATAGACTTTTTAAAAGTTGCCTAGAACGGCATCATCAATCTGAA gtattaaaaCAAAGTTGTATGATTGCTCCAATCCAAGGTGGTTATAATGTACAAGAAAGAATTCGATCAGCAACGTTTTTATCAGAATATCATGATGATGTATTAGGATTTCTATTTGATGGATTTTTTACTGATGGAAGTATTGTTGAAGAAATCCCTAGTGATCTTATTCTTCccattgtaaataaaacaatg GAATGTCTCCCAtatgataaaatgaaaatcataTTTGGTGCCTGGACTCcaagtttaataattgattttataaatagtggaGTGGACATGTTTGATTCATCTTTCCCATACATCACAACTGAACGAAATTCggctttaatatttgattatagtttaaaatataa AAATGAAAGTATTATCATGGACATTCTTAATCATAAAACAGATGAAAATGTAGACAGTTCAAATGACTATGAAATATGTTTGACAGACACAag tCATTTTGAGAAATTTGTACCAATAAAAGATTCATGTACGTGTTTGACCTGTAAAAAACATACTCGATCTTACATTCATCATCTACTGGTCTCAAATGAGCTTTTAggttctatattattaaccat acaCAATCTACATtactttaatcaatttttcaagGATATTCGTGAAgtattgatgaaaaaataa